The following proteins are encoded in a genomic region of Burkholderia pyrrocinia:
- a CDS encoding ComF family protein → MTHRSAPRTMRVVLSQVRALAARVAAVTLPNRCALCGNLSHAVICGACDAAYWNEARLRCDVCALPLGVGQPHSRPPRGGHTGTGRAAAYRCDACRTEPPPFDATLALADYRAPLDGLARGLKFHARLALGAEFAARLARLVDDTRGASGFDLVAPVPLSHRRLVARGYNQAWAIARPLAHRLGVHSDAALLARVADTAPQSRLDRQARRDNVMAAFAVAGGVAGRHVALVDDVMTSGATLAAAAHALKAAGAARVTNLVALRTARD, encoded by the coding sequence ATGACCCACCGTTCCGCTCCGCGCACGATGCGCGTCGTTTTGTCGCAGGTTCGCGCGCTGGCAGCGCGCGTCGCCGCGGTCACGCTGCCGAATCGCTGCGCACTGTGCGGCAATTTGTCACATGCCGTGATTTGCGGCGCTTGCGACGCCGCGTACTGGAATGAGGCGCGGCTGCGCTGCGACGTCTGCGCGCTGCCGCTGGGCGTCGGGCAACCGCATTCGCGCCCGCCCCGTGGCGGGCACACCGGCACCGGCCGCGCGGCCGCGTATCGGTGCGACGCATGCCGCACCGAGCCGCCGCCGTTCGATGCGACGCTCGCGCTCGCGGATTACCGCGCGCCGCTCGACGGGCTCGCGCGCGGCCTGAAGTTTCATGCGCGGCTCGCGCTCGGCGCCGAATTCGCAGCCCGGCTCGCCCGGCTGGTCGACGATACGCGCGGCGCAAGCGGCTTCGACCTGGTCGCACCGGTGCCGCTGTCGCACCGGCGGCTCGTCGCGCGCGGCTACAACCAGGCGTGGGCGATCGCGCGTCCGCTCGCGCACCGGCTCGGCGTGCACTCGGATGCGGCGCTGCTCGCGCGCGTCGCCGACACCGCGCCGCAGTCGCGGCTCGACCGGCAAGCACGGCGCGACAACGTGATGGCGGCGTTCGCGGTGGCAGGCGGCGTCGCCGGCCGCCACGTCGCGCTCGTCGACGACGTGATGACGTCCGGCGCGACGCTCGCGGCGGCCGCGCACGCGCTGAAAGCGGCGGGCGCCGCACGCGTGACGAATCTGGTTGCGCTGCGCACTGCCAGGGATTAA
- a CDS encoding DUF2244 domain-containing protein yields MQACIACHSREAAMEAARVSAETTSGEPVLEDWLMKRNCSASPRQFVLFYASLAGFSLVIAALLMWRGAWLVMPFTGIELLAVGVAFAIYARHAVDYERIRLFPHRLVIERMDAERLTLIEFNPRWVRVEPGATPRDPIRLVSRGQTVVIGQHLAQYKRAQFADELRVSLRRCG; encoded by the coding sequence ATGCAGGCATGCATCGCATGCCATTCGCGTGAGGCGGCGATGGAAGCAGCGAGGGTTTCGGCAGAGACGACGAGCGGCGAACCGGTCCTCGAAGACTGGCTCATGAAACGCAACTGTTCGGCGTCGCCACGCCAGTTCGTGCTGTTTTACGCGTCGCTCGCGGGCTTCTCGCTGGTGATCGCGGCGTTGTTGATGTGGCGGGGGGCTTGGCTCGTCATGCCCTTCACCGGAATCGAGTTGCTGGCGGTGGGTGTCGCGTTTGCGATCTATGCCCGCCATGCGGTCGATTACGAGCGCATCAGGCTGTTTCCGCACCGGCTCGTGATCGAGCGGATGGATGCGGAGCGGCTCACGCTGATCGAATTCAACCCGCGCTGGGTGCGGGTCGAGCCGGGTGCGACGCCACGCGATCCGATTCGACTGGTATCGCGCGGGCAGACCGTCGTAATCGGGCAGCATCTCGCGCAGTACAAGCGTGCGCAGTTCGCCGACGAACTGCGCGTGTCGCTCAGGCGCTGCGGCTGA
- a CDS encoding methyltransferase domain-containing protein, whose amino-acid sequence MSPASTSTSRPANDARRLRRIFDRRAATFDAVAFLPREIAQRMNERLEYIKVSPAAVLDAGCGPGDDLPALRARFPEAPVFGVDLSGAMLARAGQREVEQTSWRRWLPASLGRALGPRGPRVAQADFAALPFPGGAFDLIWSNLALHWHSRPDAVLPEWQRVLRVNGLLMFSTLGPDTLRELRAACADAEAALGIAPPAARVIDFVDMHDLGDMLVESGFEIPVMDQEVLTVTYKSSDSLLADVRRWGAYPFERAAPQRETRRFRAALGDALEARRRADGTIPLTFEVIYGHAWKAVPRTTAEGHGIVRIEDIGKGRPKNR is encoded by the coding sequence ATGTCCCCAGCTTCGACTTCAACCAGCCGTCCGGCCAATGACGCCAGGCGCCTGCGGCGGATCTTCGACCGCCGTGCTGCCACGTTCGACGCGGTCGCATTCCTGCCGCGCGAGATCGCGCAGCGAATGAACGAGCGCCTCGAATACATCAAGGTGAGCCCCGCGGCCGTGCTCGATGCGGGCTGCGGCCCGGGCGACGACCTGCCGGCGCTGCGCGCGCGCTTTCCGGAAGCGCCCGTCTTCGGCGTCGACCTGTCCGGCGCGATGCTCGCGCGGGCCGGTCAGCGCGAGGTCGAGCAGACGAGCTGGCGCCGCTGGCTGCCGGCTTCGCTCGGCCGGGCGCTCGGCCCGCGCGGCCCGCGCGTCGCGCAGGCCGACTTCGCCGCGCTGCCGTTCCCGGGCGGCGCGTTCGACCTGATCTGGTCGAATCTCGCCCTTCACTGGCATTCGCGCCCCGATGCGGTGCTGCCCGAATGGCAGCGCGTGCTGCGCGTAAACGGGCTGCTGATGTTCAGCACGCTCGGTCCCGACACGCTGCGCGAACTGCGCGCGGCCTGCGCGGACGCCGAAGCGGCGCTCGGCATCGCGCCGCCCGCCGCGCGAGTGATCGATTTCGTCGACATGCACGACCTCGGCGACATGCTCGTCGAGAGCGGCTTCGAGATTCCCGTGATGGACCAGGAAGTGCTGACCGTCACGTACAAATCCTCCGACTCACTGCTGGCCGACGTGCGCCGCTGGGGCGCCTATCCGTTCGAGCGCGCGGCGCCGCAGCGCGAGACGCGGCGCTTTCGCGCGGCGCTCGGCGACGCGCTGGAAGCGCGCCGGCGCGCGGACGGCACGATTCCGCTGACCTTCGAGGTGATTTACGGCCACGCGTGGAAGGCCGTGCCGCGCACGACCGCCGAGGGGCACGGGATCGTGCGCATCGAGGACATCGGAAAGGGACGTCCGAAGAATCGGTAA